The Candidatus Mycosynbacter amalyticus genome contains the following window.
GCATGAACAAAAGTGCCGAGATGACTAAAGCGTACTTTGATAAAAACGAGTATAAAAATATCCATTTCACAGGCTTTGTCGAAGATGATCAGCGCGACTGGCTATTCGAGAACTGCGCAGCTTATGTCTTCCCCTCGCTCATGGAGGGATTTGGCTTACCTCCTCTTGAAGCCATGCAGTACGACGCGCCCGTCGTGAGTAGTAATGCGTCGTGCATGCCAGAAGTGCTCGGCGACGCAGCTCACTATTTCACCCCGACAGACACCGATGATATCGCGCGCGCAGTAAATGACGTATTGACCAACGATGCTTTGCGAGAAGAATTGATCTCGAAGGGAAAAGTGCAGCGCGAGAAGTATTCATGGCGCAAGATGGCCGAAGAGACGTTGGCGCAGTATCGGATCGCCTTAGAGTGAAGTTGATCTTAATTGATGAGATTCCAGGACCAGGGCCCGGAATGACAGCTGGCGCTACGAACTTGCCTGAGCGATAATCAGGCGACGATCACGGCCTTCGCCTTCAGAAAAAGTGCGGATATCGCTATACTCGGTCGCAACCTGGTGTACCACACGGCGATCGGCAGCATTGAGATCGGCCACGTAGCTATCGCCTGTTTTGCGCACTTCTTCGATCCAGCCACGTGCTTTCTCGGCAAGCTTATCGGCGCGTTGGCGCTTGTAGTCTGCCACATCGACGTTGACACGCTGCAGCTCGGCGTTCTGATTGCGCAGTACGCTCGCGACGATAGATTGCAGGCTACGCAGCGTCTCGGCATTGCGGCCAATCAAGAGGCTATTGAGCTCACTTGAACCCACCGAAATGTTGATTACACCATCTTCAACACTTGCTACTACTTCAACATTGATTTCAAAAAACGAAATGATATCTTGGACTGTTTTCTGCGCCAAGGCAGCTGATTGTTCCTGATTCATGATTTGCCTCCTTTGCCTGATGTCTTTGCGACGACACGGACAGTAGCTTTTTGGCTTGGCTTCTTTTTCTTGGACTTTTGGGACTTGGATTTTACAACTGGAGCTGTCGTGACAACCTCTGCCTTGTGAGCC
Protein-coding sequences here:
- a CDS encoding Jag family protein, which translates into the protein MNQEQSAALAQKTVQDIISFFEINVEVVASVEDGVINISVGSSELNSLLIGRNAETLRSLQSIVASVLRNQNAELQRVNVDVADYKRQRADKLAEKARGWIEEVRKTGDSYVADLNAADRRVVHQVATEYSDIRTFSEGEGRDRRLIIAQASS